From one Streptomyces sp. Q6 genomic stretch:
- a CDS encoding glycoside hydrolase family 3 C-terminal domain-containing protein: MTERHPFRPDTAAAVDKRVDDLLAQLTLDERIALLHQFTPGVDRVGLAAFRTGQEALHGVAWLGRATVFPQAVGLGATWNEDLVRRVADAVSAEVRAMRERDDRVGLNVWAPVVNLLRNPLWGRNEEGYSEDPHLTAAIATAYTRGLRGDHPTYWRTAPVLKHWLAHNNETARDTSNSSVRPRVLHEYDLKAFRGPVEAGAVAGVMPAYNLVNGRPNHVSPYLREQLRTWTDQELLVCSDAGAPSNLVDSEHYFATHEEATAAAIVAGVDSFTDHGTDSSVITGRVRRAVDRGLLTESDIDTAVRRQLDVRARLGEFEDFAGADPFEDVRAFDTEEHRALAQEAAEQAIVLLRNDGLLPLADDARIAVVGLLADECKTDWYSGTLIRRSTPLDGLRERFGNVAFAEGVDRVRLRCAQGQLRVPDAPAGDVVSEGDGSALDPALLAGRTDLPPLTVSPDAGSELALVDWGNGVLTLRAPDGRYLSVAEDGYVRASAEQPGGWIVRETFTLEPQGGAAGIEHGHSGGHLLRHTGTGRYVVVAADGVKVADEGTEFLVDVVERGEDAVARAAADADVVIVVAGNDPHINGRETEDRTTLELPPHQDRLWRAARAANPNTALALVSAYPYAVPDADAALPALLWTAHGGQAAGRALARVLAGDVSPAGRLPQTWYAADTDLADLLDYDVIGSRQTYLYFEGEALYPFGHGLAYSDFTYDGLFLRHARDTLEVTFTVTNTGGRTADEVPQLYVRPVGMPVPRPRRQLVAHRRATLAPGAAERVTFTVPLADLGHWDVARERWSVTSGTYELLVGASSEDIRLTGSLTLDADEQAARPVLARGLEAVAYDEQRGTEIVDRTKSAGDAVTPCADARTGSGSGELLYRACDFGPDGVIGVRAEVAGEGVLEIGDGCTLDVPATDGPYSYVTLDADFAATGVRDLRVRLRGALRIARLTFITRGTTT; encoded by the coding sequence GTGACCGAAAGACACCCGTTCCGCCCCGACACCGCAGCGGCCGTGGACAAGCGCGTCGACGACCTTCTGGCCCAGCTCACGCTCGACGAACGCATCGCGCTCCTGCACCAGTTCACCCCGGGCGTGGACCGGGTCGGCCTCGCCGCCTTCCGCACCGGACAGGAGGCGCTGCACGGCGTCGCGTGGCTGGGCAGGGCCACCGTGTTCCCGCAGGCGGTGGGCCTCGGCGCCACCTGGAACGAGGACCTGGTGCGCCGCGTCGCGGACGCCGTCTCCGCCGAGGTCCGCGCGATGCGCGAACGCGACGACCGCGTCGGCCTCAACGTCTGGGCGCCCGTGGTCAACCTGCTCCGCAACCCCCTGTGGGGCCGCAACGAGGAGGGCTACTCCGAGGACCCGCACCTCACCGCCGCGATCGCCACCGCCTACACCCGCGGCCTGCGCGGCGACCACCCCACGTACTGGCGCACCGCCCCCGTCCTCAAGCACTGGCTCGCCCACAACAACGAGACGGCCCGGGACACGTCGAACTCCTCCGTGCGCCCACGCGTCCTGCACGAGTACGACCTCAAGGCGTTCCGCGGCCCGGTCGAGGCGGGCGCCGTGGCCGGTGTCATGCCCGCCTACAACCTGGTCAACGGCCGCCCCAACCACGTATCGCCCTACCTGCGCGAGCAGTTGAGGACGTGGACGGACCAGGAGCTGCTCGTCTGCTCGGACGCGGGCGCGCCCAGCAACCTCGTCGACTCCGAGCACTACTTCGCCACCCACGAGGAGGCCACCGCCGCAGCGATCGTCGCGGGCGTCGACAGCTTCACCGACCACGGCACCGACTCCTCGGTCATCACCGGCCGCGTCCGGCGGGCTGTCGACCGGGGGCTGCTCACCGAGTCCGACATCGACACCGCGGTGCGCCGCCAGCTCGACGTGCGGGCGCGGCTCGGCGAGTTCGAGGACTTCGCGGGGGCGGACCCCTTCGAGGACGTCCGTGCCTTCGACACCGAGGAGCACCGCGCCCTCGCCCAGGAGGCCGCCGAGCAGGCGATCGTGCTGCTCAGGAACGACGGTCTGCTGCCGCTCGCCGACGACGCCCGGATCGCCGTGGTCGGCCTGCTCGCCGACGAGTGCAAGACCGACTGGTACAGCGGCACCCTGATCCGCCGCTCGACCCCGCTCGACGGGCTGCGGGAGCGGTTCGGGAACGTGGCCTTCGCCGAGGGCGTGGACCGCGTCCGACTGCGCTGCGCGCAGGGGCAGTTGCGCGTCCCCGACGCCCCCGCCGGGGACGTGGTGAGCGAGGGCGACGGCTCCGCCCTCGACCCGGCCCTGCTCGCCGGCCGCACCGACCTGCCGCCGCTCACCGTCTCCCCGGACGCCGGCAGCGAACTCGCCCTCGTGGACTGGGGGAACGGGGTCCTCACCCTGCGCGCGCCCGACGGCCGCTACCTGTCCGTGGCCGAGGACGGTTACGTACGGGCGTCCGCGGAGCAGCCCGGCGGCTGGATCGTGCGGGAGACGTTCACCCTGGAGCCCCAGGGCGGCGCTGCGGGCATCGAGCACGGGCACAGTGGTGGTCACCTCCTCAGGCACACGGGGACGGGCCGGTATGTCGTGGTCGCCGCCGACGGCGTGAAGGTTGCCGACGAGGGCACGGAATTCCTCGTCGACGTCGTGGAGCGCGGTGAGGACGCCGTCGCGCGGGCGGCGGCCGACGCGGACGTGGTGATCGTCGTCGCGGGCAACGACCCGCACATCAACGGCCGCGAGACCGAGGACCGCACGACCCTCGAACTCCCGCCCCACCAGGACCGGTTGTGGCGCGCCGCCCGCGCCGCCAACCCGAACACCGCGCTCGCCCTCGTCTCCGCCTACCCGTACGCCGTCCCCGACGCGGACGCCGCCCTGCCCGCGCTGCTGTGGACCGCCCACGGCGGACAGGCCGCGGGCCGCGCCCTGGCGCGGGTCCTCGCCGGTGACGTCAGCCCCGCCGGACGCCTCCCGCAGACCTGGTACGCCGCCGACACCGACCTGGCCGACCTGCTCGACTACGACGTCATCGGCTCCCGGCAGACGTACCTCTACTTCGAGGGCGAGGCGCTCTACCCGTTCGGACACGGCCTCGCCTACAGCGACTTCACGTACGACGGACTGTTCCTGCGGCACGCGCGGGACACGCTGGAGGTCACCTTCACCGTCACCAACACCGGCGGGCGCACCGCCGACGAGGTGCCGCAGCTCTACGTCCGGCCGGTCGGCATGCCCGTGCCGCGTCCGCGCCGCCAGCTCGTCGCCCACCGGCGGGCGACGCTCGCGCCCGGCGCCGCCGAGCGGGTCACGTTCACCGTGCCGCTCGCCGACCTCGGCCACTGGGACGTCGCGCGCGAGCGGTGGAGCGTCACATCGGGGACGTACGAACTGCTCGTCGGCGCCTCCAGCGAGGACATCCGTCTCACCGGATCCCTCACGCTCGACGCCGACGAGCAGGCCGCCCGCCCGGTCCTCGCGCGGGGCCTGGAAGCGGTGGCGTACGACGAGCAGCGGGGCACCGAGATCGTCGACCGTACGAAGAGCGCCGGTGACGCGGTCACGCCGTGCGCCGACGCCCGAACAGGCTCCGGATCCGGCGAACTCCTCTACCGTGCCTGCGACTTCGGCCCCGACGGCGTGATCGGTGTACGGGCCGAGGTCGCGGGCGAGGGAGTCCTGGAGATCGGGGACGGGTGCACACTCGACGTACCGGCAACCGATGGCCCATACAGCTACGTCACACTGGACGCCGACTTCGCCGCCACGGGGGTGCGTGACCTGCGCGTCCGGCTGCGCGGTGCGCTCCGCATCGCCCGGCTCACCTTCATCACACGGGGGACCACCACATGA
- a CDS encoding ABC transporter permease: MALQAERPPRTASEKAVPGRARSTRKKARPAGGVTWRLRLRRDRGLILMTLPAIGLLLLFNYLPLLGNVVAFQDYNPYVSTNGVTAILHSPMVGLEQFQRMIEDSDFWNALRNTLLLFVIQLLLFFPIPIALALLINSVVRPRVRALSQAIMYLPHFFSWVLVVTVFQQMFGGAGLIAQILQDHGVDGFDLMTNSGIFKYLLTAQMVWKDAGWGVIVFLAALASVSPELYEAAAMDGANRWRRMWHVTLPALRPVIALLLVLRVGDALTVGFEQILLQRKAVGVGASEVLDTYVWSTGIQNGDFSYAAAVGLVKGVVGVCLVLLANKFAHLLGEQGVYKK, translated from the coding sequence ATGGCTCTCCAGGCCGAGCGACCGCCCCGGACCGCTTCCGAGAAGGCCGTCCCGGGCCGGGCGCGCAGCACACGCAAGAAGGCACGACCGGCCGGCGGCGTCACCTGGCGGCTGCGGCTGCGCCGCGACCGCGGGCTCATCCTGATGACGCTGCCCGCGATCGGGCTGCTGCTGCTCTTCAACTACCTTCCGCTGCTCGGCAACGTCGTCGCGTTCCAGGACTACAACCCGTACGTCTCCACCAACGGTGTCACCGCGATCCTGCACTCGCCGATGGTGGGGCTCGAACAGTTCCAGCGGATGATCGAGGATTCCGACTTCTGGAACGCCTTGCGGAACACGCTGCTGCTCTTCGTGATCCAGCTGCTCCTGTTCTTCCCGATCCCGATCGCGCTCGCGCTGCTCATCAACAGCGTGGTCAGGCCCCGGGTGCGAGCCCTGTCGCAGGCGATCATGTATCTGCCGCACTTCTTCTCGTGGGTGCTCGTCGTCACCGTCTTCCAGCAGATGTTCGGCGGCGCCGGTCTCATCGCGCAGATCCTCCAGGACCACGGGGTCGACGGGTTCGACCTGATGACGAACTCCGGGATCTTCAAGTACCTGCTGACGGCGCAGATGGTCTGGAAGGACGCCGGCTGGGGCGTCATCGTCTTCCTCGCGGCGCTCGCCTCCGTCAGCCCCGAGCTGTACGAGGCGGCGGCGATGGACGGCGCGAACCGGTGGCGCCGCATGTGGCACGTGACGCTGCCCGCGCTGCGCCCGGTGATCGCCCTGCTGCTCGTCCTGCGGGTCGGCGACGCGCTGACCGTGGGCTTCGAGCAGATCCTGCTGCAACGCAAGGCCGTGGGAGTGGGTGCGTCCGAAGTGCTCGACACCTATGTGTGGAGCACCGGCATCCAGAACGGCGACTTCAGTTACGCGGCCGCGGTCGGCCTGGTCAAGGGTGTGGTCGGGGTGTGTCTCGTCCTGCTCGCCAACAAGTTCGCGCATCTTCTCGGCGAGCAGGGGGTGTACAAGAAGTGA
- a CDS encoding beta-galactosidase: protein MIARDGRLLFGGDYNPEQWPEEVWADDVRLMKEAGVTSVTLGVFSWAKLEPRPGAREFGWLDRLMDLMHAHGIGVVLATPTASPPPWLGRLHPETLPRDEDGRTVWWGSRQQFAHSSSAYRRYAAAITEDLAKRYGRHPALRMWHINNEYCTVDHGDEAARAFRDWLRARYGTLDALNEAWGTAFWSQHVETWEDVIPPRRAQYLRNPTQVLDFRRFTSDALMECFVAERDLVRRHSPADIPVTTNFMAFWTGQDGWAWAEREDVVSVDVYPDPRDPLGGQYNAMIADMTRSQARGPWMVMEQAAGPVNWRGVNHPKPVGLNRLWSLQSVARGADAVCYFQWRQSRQGAEKFHSGMLGHAGEEGRTFAEVKRVGAELAALGPDVTGTHLVADVAVLHDWNSWWAGGQDARPSTRVVYEDVVRAWHRALWEAHLTVDFAHPAHDLSGYKVVVVPQSYLLDDAAIENLVAYVRGGGTLVAGFFTGVADEDDRVRDGGMDVRLREVFGIRTLHEWWPLDAEERVECGEFGGTLWSEELTAADDADVVAAYRGGELDGLPAVLRRGRAWYLSTLPDPLALRSLLAGAAAEAGVRPPLSGLPAGVEAVRRGELLFLLHHGRGEVTVELPGDGPYRDVLTGDLHTGSVPLGRFGVVALARQTRGRGAA from the coding sequence ATGATCGCCCGCGACGGCCGCCTCCTCTTCGGCGGCGACTACAACCCCGAGCAGTGGCCCGAGGAGGTGTGGGCCGACGACGTACGCCTGATGAAAGAGGCCGGCGTCACCTCGGTCACCCTGGGCGTCTTCTCCTGGGCGAAGCTCGAACCACGCCCGGGGGCGCGGGAGTTCGGGTGGCTCGACCGGCTGATGGACCTGATGCACGCGCACGGCATCGGGGTGGTGCTCGCGACACCGACCGCCTCCCCGCCGCCGTGGCTGGGGCGGCTGCACCCGGAGACACTGCCGCGTGACGAGGACGGGCGCACGGTGTGGTGGGGCTCGCGCCAGCAGTTCGCGCACTCCTCCAGCGCGTACCGCCGCTACGCCGCCGCGATCACCGAGGATCTGGCGAAGCGGTACGGGCGGCATCCTGCGCTGCGGATGTGGCACATCAACAACGAGTACTGCACGGTCGACCACGGCGACGAGGCGGCGCGCGCCTTCCGCGACTGGCTGCGCGCGCGGTACGGCACGCTGGACGCCCTCAACGAGGCCTGGGGCACCGCCTTCTGGAGCCAGCACGTCGAGACGTGGGAGGACGTGATCCCGCCGCGCCGCGCGCAGTACCTGCGCAACCCCACCCAGGTCCTCGACTTCCGGCGGTTCACCTCGGACGCGCTCATGGAGTGCTTCGTCGCCGAGCGCGACCTGGTGCGCCGCCACTCCCCCGCCGACATCCCGGTGACGACCAACTTCATGGCGTTCTGGACCGGGCAGGACGGCTGGGCGTGGGCGGAGCGGGAGGACGTCGTCTCGGTCGACGTCTATCCGGATCCGCGGGACCCGCTGGGCGGGCAGTACAACGCGATGATCGCCGATATGACGCGAAGTCAGGCGCGCGGCCCGTGGATGGTGATGGAGCAGGCGGCGGGCCCGGTGAACTGGCGCGGCGTGAACCATCCGAAGCCGGTCGGGCTCAACCGCCTGTGGTCGCTCCAGTCCGTGGCGCGCGGCGCGGACGCCGTCTGCTACTTCCAGTGGCGGCAGTCGCGGCAGGGCGCCGAGAAGTTCCACTCGGGGATGCTCGGCCACGCGGGCGAGGAGGGGCGGACGTTCGCCGAGGTGAAGCGCGTCGGCGCCGAACTCGCCGCGCTGGGTCCGGACGTGACGGGCACTCACCTGGTGGCCGATGTCGCCGTGCTGCACGACTGGAACTCCTGGTGGGCGGGCGGCCAGGACGCCCGGCCCTCGACGCGGGTCGTGTACGAGGACGTCGTACGGGCCTGGCACCGCGCCCTGTGGGAGGCGCACCTCACCGTCGACTTCGCGCATCCCGCGCACGACCTGAGCGGCTACAAGGTGGTCGTGGTACCGCAGTCGTACCTGCTGGACGACGCGGCGATCGAGAACCTCGTGGCGTACGTGCGCGGCGGCGGGACGCTCGTGGCCGGGTTCTTCACGGGCGTCGCCGACGAGGACGACCGGGTGCGGGACGGCGGCATGGACGTACGCCTGCGTGAGGTGTTCGGCATCCGCACGCTGCACGAGTGGTGGCCCCTTGACGCCGAAGAGCGGGTGGAGTGCGGGGAGTTCGGCGGGACACTGTGGTCGGAGGAGCTGACGGCCGCCGACGACGCCGACGTAGTGGCCGCCTATCGGGGCGGGGAGCTCGACGGGCTGCCCGCCGTGCTGCGCCGCGGCCGCGCCTGGTACCTGTCCACCCTCCCCGATCCTCTGGCCCTGCGCTCGCTGCTCGCGGGCGCGGCCGCCGAGGCGGGCGTACGGCCTCCGCTGTCCGGCCTCCCCGCAGGGGTGGAGGCCGTACGCCGTGGCGAGCTGCTGTTCCTGCTGCACCACGGGCGCGGCGAGGTGACGGTCGAGCTGCCGGGCGACGGACCGTACCGGGACGTGCTGACCGGTGACCTGCACACCGGATCCGTCCCCCTGGGCCGGTTCGGCGTGGTGGCGCTCGCCCGGCAGACGCGAGGTCGCGGTGCTGCCTGA
- a CDS encoding extracellular solute-binding protein: MTPNSPSASAPSRRSFLASTAVAAAAVAGGMPLLAACGGSTDSGEGTTSGKSAEKLLPTFAARSIVTPDIASKNGSCAGYTAKVDLDKLATSVPKKLGTGAEVTIMAPFWGPPPKTDCAYYTALNEASGVKVTWKNQDGNTYGEKIGAVLASSSLPDVMIVPGWELSGKIPSALVAKMMDLGPYLAGDKAKAYPNLAAMPTDAWRRGIFGGKLRGIPYPYSYLPNIAPFYRKDLFEKKGYSVPTSAQEFFDLAKEMTDKKAGVYGCDDMKWSAFNFFGSLGGSEKALGWKLEGDKLVKRLETDEYLEALEWTRKLFAAGVVHPDAKAQTGDGFLRFTSGKVMMCNGDIAYWYGKTAEMQGSKTYPDFEMAAMDIFGAEGGDPTLYAGTPANVWAFVRKDASKEVVRNVLAAANYSAAPVGTKEHMLAYYGKEGVHFTITDGVPKKTEKGNAQALNSWQMLGGPAPFFAYPDLPDVTRGMIEWQQRMGAFVKKTPFYGMTIIEPSRYATLEDKFEELENDFVRGNKKLGDVQQAISDWKSQGGDKLRDWYKKLLDENGSAS, encoded by the coding sequence ATGACGCCGAACTCGCCCTCCGCTTCCGCCCCCAGCCGCAGAAGCTTCCTCGCCTCCACCGCCGTGGCCGCCGCGGCCGTGGCCGGGGGAATGCCCCTGCTCGCCGCCTGCGGCGGGAGCACCGACTCGGGCGAGGGGACGACGTCGGGGAAGTCCGCGGAGAAGTTGCTGCCGACCTTCGCCGCGCGCAGCATCGTCACCCCCGACATCGCGTCGAAGAATGGTTCCTGCGCCGGCTACACGGCCAAGGTCGACCTGGACAAGCTCGCCACGTCCGTGCCGAAGAAGCTCGGCACCGGCGCCGAGGTGACGATCATGGCCCCGTTCTGGGGTCCGCCACCGAAGACCGACTGCGCGTACTACACCGCGCTCAATGAGGCGTCCGGCGTCAAGGTCACCTGGAAGAACCAGGACGGCAACACCTACGGCGAGAAGATCGGCGCCGTGCTCGCCTCCAGCTCGCTGCCGGACGTGATGATCGTCCCCGGCTGGGAGCTGTCCGGGAAGATCCCCTCCGCGCTGGTCGCCAAGATGATGGACCTCGGCCCGTACCTGGCCGGGGACAAGGCCAAGGCGTACCCGAACCTGGCGGCGATGCCGACGGACGCCTGGCGGCGGGGCATCTTCGGCGGGAAGCTGCGGGGCATCCCGTACCCGTACTCGTACCTGCCGAACATCGCGCCCTTCTACCGCAAGGACCTGTTCGAGAAGAAGGGCTACTCCGTACCCACGTCCGCGCAGGAGTTCTTCGACCTCGCCAAGGAGATGACGGACAAGAAGGCGGGGGTCTACGGCTGCGACGACATGAAGTGGTCGGCCTTCAACTTCTTCGGTTCGCTCGGCGGCAGCGAGAAGGCACTCGGCTGGAAGCTGGAGGGCGACAAGCTCGTCAAGCGCCTGGAGACGGACGAGTACCTCGAGGCCCTGGAGTGGACCCGCAAGCTGTTCGCGGCGGGCGTCGTGCACCCGGACGCGAAGGCGCAGACCGGCGACGGCTTCCTCCGCTTCACCAGCGGCAAGGTCATGATGTGCAACGGCGACATCGCCTACTGGTACGGCAAGACCGCCGAGATGCAGGGCAGCAAGACCTACCCCGACTTCGAGATGGCCGCCATGGACATCTTCGGCGCCGAGGGCGGCGACCCGACCCTGTACGCGGGCACGCCCGCCAACGTCTGGGCGTTCGTCCGCAAGGACGCGTCCAAGGAGGTCGTGCGCAACGTCCTGGCCGCGGCGAACTACTCCGCCGCGCCCGTGGGCACGAAGGAGCACATGCTCGCCTACTACGGCAAGGAGGGCGTCCACTTCACGATCACCGACGGCGTCCCGAAGAAGACCGAGAAGGGCAACGCCCAGGCGCTCAACTCCTGGCAGATGCTGGGCGGACCCGCGCCGTTCTTCGCCTATCCCGATCTGCCCGACGTCACCCGGGGCATGATCGAGTGGCAGCAGCGCATGGGGGCGTTCGTCAAGAAGACGCCGTTCTACGGAATGACGATCATCGAGCCCTCCCGGTACGCCACGCTGGAGGACAAGTTCGAGGAGCTGGAGAACGACTTCGTCCGCGGCAACAAGAAGCTCGGCGACGTCCAGCAGGCGATCAGCGACTGGAAGTCGCAGGGCGGCGACAAGCTCCGCGACTGGTACAAGAAGCTCCTCGACGAGAACGGCAGCGCGTCCTGA
- a CDS encoding glycosyl hydrolase family 95 catalytic domain-containing protein — MLPEHPHGTWETSPAARWEDAFLSGNGRHGALAFGDPYDDRVVVTHHSLVRPDGEPRPRPPALASRLADLQDRLLAGETDAAESFTDGRPLRWVQAFHPAFQVRFVRDTVVWRGYRRAVDFATGVAQAWCGGWRGRVFVSRADDVVVQYVTGQGLDGEVFPDPRLAGVPGGLGVGRGVVLTPYGAQLTLRCRYPDSDLAYTGTTLAVVRGGRTSVGACGLRVDGAQGLLLLTRVRRHLGELDAVAEAAALAEFIDGDDPAEDTYTALLARHEALHRPAYERVSLTLDAPRGERGLPGSELLGRTDGQALLERLFAAGRYHLLSASGALPPRLTGLWTGEWDTAWSGAFTTDANLNLQTASAPACALPEVTEAQSALVQGQLAHWRDNARSVFGTRGVVAPAHTDGESGHAFHFQRRWPMHLWTAGADWLLTPLVEQAETSGERPAWLAAALADVALFYEDFLTRTGPDGRIVIVPSYSPENRPANASWGTLNATMDIAAARHALRTAAAWHPGPDAERWTALAERLPDYRINADGALAEWAWPGLDDAYDHRHLSHLYPVWPHHDITPYDTPELAKAAHRALELRGAENHSAHGHLHHALIAARLRDAPRVADALRQVLTGDYFHPSLMSAHYPARDVYNADAAHTLPAVLTEALLQSTPERLVLLPALPAAWRRGEVRGLRTRFGARVDLTWSGATCTALVRPDRDADIGLKTPDGGDGHLRLTAGEDRELNLRTR, encoded by the coding sequence GTGCTGCCTGAACATCCGCACGGCACCTGGGAGACGAGTCCGGCCGCCCGCTGGGAGGACGCCTTTCTGAGCGGCAACGGCCGGCACGGCGCCCTCGCGTTCGGCGACCCGTACGACGACCGGGTGGTCGTCACCCATCACTCGCTGGTCCGCCCCGACGGGGAACCGCGGCCGCGTCCCCCCGCCCTGGCCTCCCGGCTGGCCGACCTCCAGGACCGGTTGCTGGCCGGCGAGACGGACGCGGCCGAGTCGTTCACGGACGGGCGGCCGCTGCGCTGGGTCCAGGCGTTCCATCCGGCGTTCCAGGTCCGGTTCGTGCGCGACACCGTGGTGTGGCGCGGCTACCGGCGCGCCGTCGACTTCGCGACGGGCGTGGCCCAGGCGTGGTGCGGCGGGTGGCGCGGGCGGGTGTTCGTGTCGCGGGCGGACGACGTCGTGGTGCAGTACGTCACCGGTCAGGGACTCGACGGCGAGGTGTTCCCCGACCCCCGGCTCGCCGGGGTGCCGGGCGGGCTCGGCGTCGGGCGCGGGGTCGTTCTCACCCCGTACGGGGCCCAGTTGACGCTGCGCTGCCGCTACCCGGACAGCGATCTGGCGTACACGGGCACCACCCTCGCCGTCGTGCGCGGCGGCCGGACGTCGGTGGGCGCCTGCGGGCTGCGGGTCGACGGCGCGCAGGGGCTGCTGCTGCTCACTCGCGTGCGCCGGCACCTCGGCGAGCTCGACGCGGTCGCCGAGGCCGCCGCGCTCGCGGAGTTCATCGACGGGGACGACCCGGCCGAGGACACGTACACGGCCCTGCTCGCCCGGCACGAGGCGCTGCACCGTCCCGCGTACGAGCGGGTGTCGCTCACCCTGGACGCGCCGCGCGGTGAACGCGGTCTGCCGGGGAGCGAACTGCTCGGCAGGACCGACGGTCAAGCCCTCCTGGAGCGCCTGTTCGCGGCGGGGCGCTATCACCTCCTCAGCGCGTCGGGTGCGCTGCCGCCCCGGCTCACGGGACTGTGGACCGGCGAGTGGGACACGGCCTGGTCGGGCGCGTTCACCACCGACGCCAACCTCAACCTCCAGACGGCATCGGCCCCGGCCTGCGCACTGCCCGAGGTCACCGAGGCCCAGAGCGCTCTGGTCCAGGGCCAGTTGGCGCACTGGCGGGACAACGCGCGGAGCGTCTTCGGTACGCGGGGCGTCGTCGCGCCCGCGCACACCGACGGCGAGTCCGGGCACGCGTTCCACTTCCAGCGGCGGTGGCCGATGCACCTGTGGACGGCGGGCGCCGACTGGCTGCTCACGCCGCTGGTGGAGCAGGCCGAGACGAGCGGGGAACGGCCCGCCTGGCTGGCCGCCGCCCTCGCCGACGTCGCCCTGTTCTACGAGGACTTCCTCACCCGGACCGGACCCGACGGGCGCATCGTGATCGTGCCGTCGTACTCGCCGGAGAACCGGCCCGCGAACGCGAGCTGGGGCACGCTCAACGCCACGATGGACATCGCCGCCGCCCGGCACGCGCTGCGCACCGCCGCCGCCTGGCACCCGGGCCCGGACGCGGAGCGCTGGACGGCGCTCGCCGAGCGGCTGCCCGACTACCGGATCAACGCCGACGGGGCCCTCGCCGAGTGGGCGTGGCCGGGCCTCGACGACGCCTACGACCACCGGCACCTCAGCCATCTCTACCCGGTGTGGCCGCACCACGACATCACCCCGTACGACACCCCGGAGCTGGCGAAGGCCGCCCACCGCGCGCTGGAGCTGCGCGGCGCCGAGAACCACTCCGCGCACGGCCATCTGCACCACGCCCTGATAGCGGCCCGGCTGCGCGACGCCCCTCGGGTGGCGGACGCGCTGCGGCAGGTCCTGACCGGCGACTACTTCCACCCCTCGCTGATGAGCGCGCACTACCCGGCGCGCGACGTGTACAACGCCGACGCGGCGCACACCCTGCCCGCCGTGCTCACCGAGGCGCTGCTCCAGTCAACGCCCGAACGCCTCGTGCTGCTGCCCGCGCTGCCCGCCGCCTGGCGGCGCGGCGAGGTACGCGGTCTGCGCACACGGTTCGGCGCCCGCGTCGACCTCACCTGGAGCGGCGCGACCTGCACGGCCCTGGTCCGCCCCGACCGTGACGCGGACATCGGCCTCAAGACCCCGGACGGCGGTGACGGGCACCTGCGCCTGACCGCCGGCGAGGACCGCGAACTCAACTTGAGGACGCGGTAG
- a CDS encoding carbohydrate ABC transporter permease → MSATVERPRSGTRPRSVWQGPERPVWEEPPTKAGLGAKGLILALCCLAVLGPLWVVIVTSLSPRHVIDSVGGLVVWPEGFTLVNYTELLSGGQVSRAMLVSLGVTTVGTLFSMAVSVLAAYGLSRPGSFAHRALLMGLMTTMFFSAGLIPTYLLVQTLGLTDSYLALILPSAVSVFNILVLRGFFMGISPELTDSARIDGAGELRILWTIIVPLSRAVIAVISLFYAVAYWSAWFNAMIYIDDPAKLPLQNVLMQLVQKNTALPTGLSQRVNAGELSALGLQMAMMVLALVPVALASPFVQRHFKKGMLTGAVKG, encoded by the coding sequence GTGAGTGCCACGGTCGAACGACCCCGCTCCGGGACGCGTCCGCGCTCGGTGTGGCAGGGCCCCGAGCGCCCGGTGTGGGAGGAGCCGCCCACGAAGGCGGGCCTCGGCGCCAAGGGTCTGATCCTCGCCCTGTGCTGTCTGGCGGTGCTCGGCCCGTTGTGGGTGGTGATCGTCACGAGCCTGTCGCCCCGGCACGTCATCGATTCCGTGGGCGGTCTGGTGGTGTGGCCCGAGGGCTTCACCCTCGTCAACTACACGGAGCTGCTCAGCGGCGGCCAGGTCAGCAGGGCGATGCTGGTCTCGCTCGGCGTGACCACGGTCGGCACGCTGTTCTCCATGGCGGTGTCGGTCCTCGCCGCCTACGGGCTGTCGCGGCCCGGGTCGTTCGCGCACCGGGCGCTGCTCATGGGCCTGATGACGACGATGTTCTTCAGCGCCGGGCTCATCCCGACGTACCTCCTGGTGCAGACGCTCGGCCTGACCGACTCGTACCTGGCGCTGATCCTGCCGAGCGCGGTGAGCGTCTTCAACATCCTGGTGCTGCGCGGGTTCTTCATGGGCATCTCGCCGGAGCTGACGGACAGCGCGCGGATCGACGGCGCCGGCGAACTGCGGATCCTGTGGACGATCATCGTGCCGCTGTCCCGCGCGGTGATCGCCGTCATCTCGCTGTTCTACGCGGTGGCCTACTGGAGCGCCTGGTTCAACGCCATGATCTACATCGACGACCCGGCGAAGCTGCCGTTGCAGAACGTGCTGATGCAGCTCGTGCAGAAGAACACCGCGCTCCCGACGGGCCTGAGCCAGCGGGTCAACGCGGGTGAACTCTCCGCCCTGGGACTGCAGATGGCCATGATGGTCCTCGCCCTGGTCCCCGTGGCCCTCGCCTCCCCCTTCGTCCAGCGCCACTTCAAGAAGGGCATGCTCACCGGCGCCGTCAAGGGCTGA